One part of the Sorangiineae bacterium MSr11954 genome encodes these proteins:
- a CDS encoding TonB family protein, whose protein sequence is MPSRRLPIAGVLFLGAFSAARVSFAQGTQQHPNPPPPPQQPPPAGSSDDTSRGSAVPRGASGATIVPPADPGQAPAPQAAPQVTPPKLVTDEGAQYPDAALKEGWTAPATVVLVLEIDTEGVVRKATVETPVGHGFDEAAVAAANKLRFEPAKRNGRAVAARIKHQYVFTPPPSRLVGRVAASASEAPIAGATVVVHAADGTEQSTQTAADGTWSIDKLPPGSYEVRVSAERFEPQSAVQEVKAGEEVSTITRLSRPAADKPVPAPEDEDVEEVTVKGVRPPREVTRRTLEQREMTRIPGTSGDALRSLQNLPGVARPPGLAGLLIVRGSSPNDTNIFIDGTLVPIVYHFGGLSSVVPSEMLQKIDFYPGNFSTQYGRVMGGIVDVGIRDPKKDRLHGMAQVDLIDARVMAEGPIGKTGWNFAIAGRRSYVDIWLKPVLESANAGVTTAPVYYDYQLMVSKDFGKNQNFRLMFLGSDDRLELLVKSPAATDPAIGGGIAAHNGFWRTQARYRNRISEDTDLKVMGAIGQDFADFTVGDVFFKLKTLPMTSRIELSQRLAKGVTANIGMDMLYTPYDVHVRAPPFPRPGEPPGGPGLSRPPRETVDSDALFRPGFYGEFELTPWRGGRIVPGVRLDYAKDTREWDIGPRVMARQDLTRGFPRTTLKGGVGIFYQPPQPQETNVVFGQKGLRSNRAYHYSFGVEQEITQQLEVSLEGYFKTLDRLVVPNNGNSGVGKAYGLETLIRYKPDSRFFGWLAYTLSRSTRQDTPSDLERLSPFSQTHILTVLGSYRLGRGWEFGARFRLVSGSMYTPNTYGFYDENAGVPLALLNYPPYTERMPMFHQLDIRVDKSWKFKDWQFSVYADIQNVYNHGNVEGLSYNYNYTNRTFATGLPFLPSLGMRGEF, encoded by the coding sequence ATGCCTTCGCGACGTCTGCCCATCGCGGGGGTGCTTTTCCTTGGCGCGTTTTCGGCAGCGCGCGTCTCTTTCGCCCAGGGAACGCAGCAGCACCCCAACCCTCCACCTCCTCCTCAACAACCTCCCCCCGCCGGCTCGTCGGACGACACGAGCCGAGGGAGCGCCGTTCCTCGTGGTGCGTCGGGGGCCACGATTGTTCCGCCCGCTGACCCCGGGCAAGCCCCCGCGCCGCAAGCCGCCCCACAGGTCACGCCTCCAAAGCTCGTGACCGACGAGGGCGCGCAGTATCCGGACGCCGCGCTCAAGGAAGGATGGACGGCCCCGGCGACCGTCGTGTTGGTCCTGGAGATCGACACCGAGGGCGTGGTGCGCAAGGCCACGGTGGAGACCCCGGTGGGCCATGGCTTCGACGAGGCCGCGGTGGCCGCCGCCAACAAGCTGCGGTTCGAGCCGGCCAAGCGGAACGGGCGCGCCGTCGCGGCGCGCATCAAACACCAATACGTCTTTACGCCGCCTCCCTCGCGGCTGGTGGGGCGGGTCGCGGCTTCGGCCTCCGAGGCGCCCATCGCGGGGGCCACGGTGGTCGTGCACGCGGCCGATGGAACCGAGCAGTCGACCCAGACGGCGGCCGACGGCACCTGGAGCATCGACAAACTTCCGCCCGGATCGTACGAGGTGCGCGTCTCCGCGGAGCGCTTCGAGCCGCAGAGCGCCGTTCAAGAGGTGAAGGCGGGCGAGGAGGTGAGCACCATCACGCGCCTCTCGCGCCCCGCGGCGGACAAGCCGGTGCCGGCGCCCGAAGACGAGGACGTGGAGGAGGTCACCGTCAAAGGTGTCCGCCCGCCGCGCGAGGTCACCCGCCGCACCCTCGAGCAGCGCGAGATGACCCGCATCCCCGGCACCTCGGGCGACGCGCTGCGGTCGCTCCAGAACTTGCCGGGCGTGGCCCGCCCGCCGGGGCTGGCCGGGTTGCTCATCGTGCGCGGCTCGTCGCCCAACGACACGAACATCTTCATCGACGGCACCCTGGTGCCGATCGTCTACCACTTCGGCGGATTGAGCTCGGTCGTGCCGAGCGAGATGCTCCAGAAGATCGATTTCTACCCCGGCAACTTCAGCACCCAGTACGGCCGGGTCATGGGCGGCATCGTGGACGTGGGGATCCGCGATCCCAAGAAGGACCGCCTGCACGGCATGGCGCAGGTCGACTTGATCGACGCGCGCGTGATGGCCGAGGGCCCCATCGGAAAAACGGGGTGGAACTTCGCCATCGCCGGCCGCCGTTCGTACGTCGATATCTGGCTGAAACCGGTCCTCGAATCGGCCAACGCCGGGGTCACCACCGCGCCCGTCTATTACGACTATCAATTGATGGTCTCCAAGGACTTCGGGAAGAACCAAAACTTCCGCCTGATGTTCCTCGGCTCCGACGACCGGCTGGAGCTCTTGGTGAAGAGCCCCGCGGCCACCGATCCGGCCATCGGCGGCGGCATCGCCGCGCACAACGGTTTTTGGCGCACGCAGGCGCGCTACAGGAACCGCATCAGCGAAGACACCGATTTGAAGGTGATGGGGGCCATCGGCCAGGACTTCGCCGACTTCACGGTGGGCGACGTCTTCTTCAAGCTCAAGACCCTGCCGATGACCTCGCGCATCGAGCTCTCGCAGCGGCTCGCCAAGGGCGTGACGGCCAACATCGGCATGGACATGCTCTACACGCCGTACGACGTGCACGTGCGCGCGCCGCCCTTCCCTCGGCCGGGCGAGCCGCCGGGCGGCCCCGGTTTGAGCCGTCCGCCCCGGGAGACGGTCGACAGCGACGCCCTCTTCCGCCCCGGCTTCTACGGCGAGTTCGAGCTCACCCCCTGGCGCGGCGGCCGCATCGTGCCGGGCGTGCGCCTCGATTATGCCAAGGACACGCGCGAGTGGGACATCGGCCCGCGCGTGATGGCCCGCCAAGATCTGACGCGCGGCTTTCCGCGCACGACCTTGAAGGGCGGGGTCGGCATCTTCTATCAGCCCCCGCAGCCGCAGGAGACCAACGTGGTCTTCGGCCAAAAGGGGCTGCGCTCCAATCGCGCGTACCACTATTCGTTCGGCGTCGAGCAAGAGATCACGCAGCAGCTCGAGGTCTCGCTCGAGGGGTACTTCAAGACGCTCGATCGCCTGGTGGTCCCGAACAACGGAAACAGCGGGGTGGGCAAGGCGTACGGCCTCGAGACCCTCATCCGCTACAAGCCGGACTCGCGCTTCTTCGGCTGGCTCGCGTACACCCTCTCGCGCAGCACGCGCCAGGACACACCGTCGGATCTCGAGCGCCTCTCGCCCTTCTCGCAGACCCATATCCTCACGGTGCTCGGCAGCTACCGTCTGGGGCGCGGCTGGGAGTTCGGCGCGCGTTTCCGGTTGGTGTCGGGCAGCATGTACACGCCCAACACGTATGGCTTCTACGACGAGAACGCCGGCGTTCCGCTCGCCTTGCTGAATTATCCGCCGTACACCGAGCGCATGCCGATGTTTCACCAGCTCGATATCCGGGTGGACAAGTCCTGGAAGTTCAAGGACTGGCAGTTCAGCGTCTACGCCGATATCCAGAACGTCTACAACCACGGCAACGTGGAGGGTCTGAGCTACAACTACAATTATACCAACCGTACGTTTGCCACGGGCCTCCCGTTCCTGCCGAGCCTGGGCATGCGGGGAGAATTCTGA